aataaaatataacaaTACATGTATGctctattaaaatttataaaaaaaaatattgaaggAAATGTGAGTAAATTAAGCATAATTAAATTGATTTGGCCACACAGTTTATCTTTAAATCGTTAGTGAAataacaaaatactattaattaatttttataaatgtttattaactaattaatatatataaatgcagaGCAGTTTAATTTAAAAAATGGATGATGTGATAATGACATCACCCAAATCACTATTGATGACCCATTCgttattagtaatatatagtacatgtaataaaaaataaataaataaataaataaataaataaataaataaataaataaatataaatgatatttatatcttacatatatgtatacgtaaatgtcATAACATACCGTTTCTTACATATAACTAACAAACGACACACATACTCAAGTATTGAACTTTGTCGGGTATAGTTGATTTTTATATCGTTAGAGTTTTCGTACTGATAGTTACAAATTTCAAATACGCCGTTATTCTTTTAGACAAAATTACGTTGAAAGTGATTTGTTTAAAATTGACCAACTAATCTTACCATATGCAATGTCATTAAAATATTCCATACAAACCTATAATCAAACCATAGACATAAAAAAATAGGCTTAGTGCTATCAAAATTTAAGTATCAAACTCAACACTTGTTACATATTTTGTCCTAGTTCAAACTATAAAAGTATATTCAACAAATGATCTAGAAAAGAGTAAATTGAATAGTTGTTCATATCAAATAATTTTCAAAGTATTTAAGTTAGAGGAATGCTATAACCACAAACAATTCACAAAATCATACTCACAAAATAAGACAAAATTATGGCTTAAGACAACTGTTCATATGAAAATGTTTGATAACAAAATTATGGCTTACACAACTGTTCATATCAAAATGTTTTTGATATCAACTGTTCATATCAAAATGTTTTTTTAAACATTTATGGCTTAAGACAAAATTACGCGAATAATCAGCGTGGATTGTTTAGATTACGTGCTCAGTCCCTAAACTATTTTTTTTGTGCGGACTGTCCTCGTGGTTTGCAATACAGCAGTTTTTGTGCGCATTTTCCTTGTCAttaacatttgtttaaaaatttcgtTAAAACTAGTCGCATGCCTTGCATGTGAGCGTGTTTCGGTCATTTTAATCTTTACCTTTCTTCACTCCCCTTCATTCACCTTCTTCATTCACCCATCTCCCCACCCCCACCCAAATCATATAACTAATATCTAAAACGTTGAACTCAAATTCCGAATTCCGAACCAAATAATCATATATACACATTTTTACATCAAACaattgcaaatatatatatatatatatatatatatatatatatatatatatatatatatatatatatatatatatagtggtaggatcaagagggaagtaatcattcggggggaagcggagggaagcaaaaacgtttttttttttcattttttaaaaaaactttattcacgaacattatagatgagatgaaaatatgaacatttagtagagacactttgtgataaatatttttattttggcaggaaaacgttcgaagaagtaatatataacaattatcgtgtttttcgagcgtattttgagattttagctattggggtttagatattagggtttagatattagggtttatagggtttagatattagggtttagaaatttagggtttatggtttagatttaggatttagattgagtttttaacacgaacggtttagagtttagggtttagggtttagggtttagggtttggtgttttgggtttatggaataaacccaaaacaccaaaccctaaaccctaaaccctaaactctaaatcgggctaaattttacttcacaaaacatggaaaaaaacgttcatattcttcacgaacaatattatcttgaatgttatttttgtcgattgttttcccgcctaaataataacattcatcacgaagtgtctcttctaaatgttcatattttcgtgtgatcttgatgccggaaaaaaaaattccacaaaaaacggaaaaaaaatttgcttccccccgcttccccccgattggttacttccccattgatcctgcccctatatatatatatatatatatatatatatatatatatatatatatatatatatatatatatatatatatatatatatatatatatatatatatatatatatatatatatatatatatatatatatatatatagactcaataaatttattaataaatcAAACATTTTAAGTAATTGAAAAATACAATTTTGACTACCCTATATATATCAACAACGTCCACTAACAAATCTGATATAGGATAAACGCTTTTATTCACCTATCTCTTCAATTTCTCTAGTTAATTTTCACATTACACAACTAATGTAAAAAAATTAATCGTCAAATCATGAATACTCCCAAAAACAACAATAACATTGTAATATCCTCTTTCTTTAATATTCCATCGGAAGCAACAACAGAAATCTACGATATATTTgaacagtggcgattctaggatgaaATGTCAGTGGGgtcataaaaaaaaattttaaggctaattatatttgaagggtactttagtggttatttacctagaaaaagtacaaattttaaaaatatatggagTCCTATAATTAAATTTAGTAGTGTCCTGTACAATTTGAAGTAtacattgtaaaaaaaaaattcacactagtggggtcataggaccccataCCCTATAGTGTACACTCGCCACTGTATTTGAAGATCCGTGTAAAGAAGTACATAATCAACAACATAGAGTTTTATCTTCAATCAGCAAAACAAACATGCTTCAATTAAGAAGAACAATACATCAACAGTACCTGGCAAAGCCCAAAAGATACAAAACTCAAAGACTTGATCCTCACTTATACAATAAAAGCTCTCAATGAATAAACACCAACATGTATTAATCATTCACACAAACAAATCAGAGAATGAAGATGAAGATGTAAATCGGCAGAGAACAAAAGAAGAAGCAGATCCAAAACTCTAACCCTAAATcccataaaaaaaattatatatacataaaaattacaATTCAGTCCCTGAACTTTACAAGTTAACCTTTCCGCATCAAATTTGAGTATTTCTAATATATACCCTGAACAAGAAAACACTTGCAAACAAAGGACAAAATATAACCAAGATAAGAATGAACATAAACTTCATATTTTATCTCCCTCCCTCATGCTTATCTTGGAACAAGTCAATCATGCCAAGTTTCTAGCAAAACCAGTTATGTTGTTTCACAATTAATTCCTTTGTAAATATGCCAGCTATTCGATCATCAGAGGAAACTTTAAAAGTGTGACCAACACCTGAAGTTACCTTTTCTCTGATTAAGTGAACATCAACTTCTAGATGTTTAGTTCTTTCATGAAACGGGATTAGCAGCAATCTGAATAGTTAAGTTGTTATCACAATACAAAGGGACAGGCAAAACAGTTTTGATCTTAAAATATTCAAGAAACTTCAGATCCACATTATGTCACAAGTGGCATTGCTCATTGCTCTGTATTCTGACTCATTAGATGATCTAGAATCAACattttgtttcttacttttccaagCAACTAAAGAGTTTCCTAAAAATACACAGAATCCATTAACAGATTTTCTATATATTATAGTCTTAGCCCAGTCAGCATCAACATTTACACACATGTTAAGATGCTCAGATTTAACAAAAGTAAGTCCTTTTCCAGGAGATAACTTTAAGTATCTTAAAACATGTTCGACTAATTTATAATGAGATTGAAAAGGATTGTGCATAAACTGACTCAAGCAATGAGCAACAAATGAGATATCTGGCCTAGCCATTGTAACATATATATTAATTTTCCCACAAACTTCTGATAGCCAGTAACATTACTAAGTTTCTTGTTTTTGTCACTTTTAAcattagaaatagaaatatttgattCAATAAGAGTAGACAAAGGTTTACTTCCTAATAAACCAAATTCATTTAATAGCTCCAAACAATATTTCCTTTGATTTAAGCAAATACCGTTTTAAGCTTTAAGACCTCAATTCCTAAGAAATATTTCAAGAGACCATAAGTCTTTAATCATAAAATTAGAACTGAGACAACATTTGAGCTTATTAATTTCACTCTCATCATTACCAGTAATaatgatgtcatcaacataaaccAGCATAACAAGAAAAATATCACCAGAAGACTTAGTAAACAATGAATAGTCCTTAACAGATTGTACAAAATCAAATTTTCACTAAAACATAAGCTAACTTTTCATTCCATTTTTTGAGAGCCTGTTTTAGACCATATAAAGACTTGaccaacttgcaaaccttatttttTATTATCACTATAATATCCTTCAGGAGGTTTCATATAAACGACTTCAACAATTTCACCATAAAGGAAAGCATTATTAACATCCAATTGATACAAGTTCTAATCATTTTTGAACAGCCATAGTAATTAAACATATTACGATAACCGTCTTTACCAAATGGTGAAAAAGTTTTAACATTGTCAATGTCTTCTCTTTGACTAAAACCTTTTGTAACTAATCTATCTTTGTATCTTTCTATTTCTCAATTAGCCATTATATTTAATTTTGTCCACCCACTCACATCTTATATGTTTCCTACCAGGATGTAAGTCAACAAGAACCCAAGTGTTATTTCTATTTAAAGCTTCAATCTCAGAATACATAGCATCATTCCAGTTTTTATCATTACAAGCTTCAAAATGAGAATTAGGTTAAGCACTTTTATTAAGACTAGACACAAAGCacaaattatcattttcaaaaaaATAATAGTTAACAAACTTTTCTAAACCATACTTAACCTTACCTTCCACAACATATTCATTAAATTTCGTAGGTAGCTTAGACTGCCTACTAGATCTTCTGATGTCTGTGGTCTCCCCTTGATGAACAACATTGTCATTATCACTATAAGAATTTCCCCACGAAGATTTTGAGTATCATCAAGTGTTGCAGTTGTGATATCATCTTCTGTTTCACTATCTGTGTCACAAGAAGAGATGCCACTATTGCCATCACTGATTTCAGTATCCCTCCTTTCATCATTGAGACTTAAAGTGTCTGAAGTTTGAATCTTACAAAAAATTTTATCAAAAAAATATAAGTTGTTTACTTCTTCATTA
The window above is part of the Rutidosis leptorrhynchoides isolate AG116_Rl617_1_P2 chromosome 1, CSIRO_AGI_Rlap_v1, whole genome shotgun sequence genome. Proteins encoded here:
- the LOC139888260 gene encoding uncharacterized mitochondrial protein AtMg00810-like — protein: MARPDISFVAHCLSQFMHNPFQSHYKLVEHVLRYLKLSPGKGLTFVKSEHLNMCVNVDADWAKTIIYRKSVNGFCVFLGNSLVAWKSKKQNVDSRSSNESEYRAMSNATCDIMWI